From Aliamphritea hakodatensis:
GTGAGGCTTTTGGTTCCTTTGTTGTTTCAACCTCTGCTAATTACGCAAGTCAGGAACCTGCAAGGAGTAAGCTGAAAGTGAGTATTAACTTCAGGTGTGATCTGGCATATGTTTTACCAGGCGAGCTGGGCAGTATGGCACAGCCAACACAGATTCGCAGCCTGGAAACGGATGTGTTGTTACGCAGCTGATCTGAGTTGTCGATGCACGTACAACTTCGCCCCCTGTTGCCGGACCTGGCAGCAATAGCATGAGGAAGAATTTATGTCTGCGGTAGATATCGCTGCGGTTAAAGAGTATTTATTGGACTTGCAGGACCGTATTTGTGCCGCGCTGGAAGCAGCCGATGGCAGTGCCCGTTTCCGAGAGGACAGCTGGGACCGCGAAGGTGGCGGCGGCGGCCGGACCCGGGTGATGGAGTCCGGTGGGGTCATTGAAAAAGGCGGCGTGAATTTTTCCCATGTGTTTGGCGATAAACTGCCGGGTTCTGCGACGGCTCACCGCCCGGAACTGGCGGGCCGTACGTTTCAGGCCATGGGCGTGTCGCTGGTCATTCATCCGCACAACCCTTATGTGCCGACTTCCCATGCGAATGTACGTTTCTTTGTCGCAGAGAAGGAAGGCGAAGAGCCGGTGTGGTGGTTCGGCGGCGGTTTTGACCTGACACCATACTACGGAAATAAAGATGACTGCGTTGCCTGGCATCAGGCGGCTAAAGATGCCTGTGATCCCTTTGGTGAAGATGTGTATCCCCGTTATAAAAAATGGTGTGATGAATACTTCCATCTGAAACACCGGGATGAGCCGCGGGGCATTGGCGGTCTGTTCTTCGATGATCTGAACGAGCTGGGCTTTGAACAGAGTTTTGCCCTGATGCGTTCGATCGGCAATGCCTATGCACCGGCTTATTGCCCGATCGTAGAGCAGCGTAAGGATATGCCGTATGGCGAACGCCAGCGGGACTTCCAGCTGCACCGCCGGGGGCGTTATGTGGAGTTTAATCTGGTGTTTGACCGCGGCACCCTGTTCGGACTTCAGTCCGGTGGCCGTACCGAGTCGATTCTGATGTCTCTGCCACCGGAAGTGCGCTGGGGTTATGACTGGAAGCCGGAACCGGGCACCGAAGAAGCTGAACTCTACGAGGTGTATCTGAAGCCCACCGAATGGCTGGAGGCCTGAGATGACTGTTCGTTATGCCGTGTTCGGTAACCCGATCAAGCACTCCAAATCCCCTCTGATTC
This genomic window contains:
- the hemF gene encoding oxygen-dependent coproporphyrinogen oxidase gives rise to the protein MSAVDIAAVKEYLLDLQDRICAALEAADGSARFREDSWDREGGGGGRTRVMESGGVIEKGGVNFSHVFGDKLPGSATAHRPELAGRTFQAMGVSLVIHPHNPYVPTSHANVRFFVAEKEGEEPVWWFGGGFDLTPYYGNKDDCVAWHQAAKDACDPFGEDVYPRYKKWCDEYFHLKHRDEPRGIGGLFFDDLNELGFEQSFALMRSIGNAYAPAYCPIVEQRKDMPYGERQRDFQLHRRGRYVEFNLVFDRGTLFGLQSGGRTESILMSLPPEVRWGYDWKPEPGTEEAELYEVYLKPTEWLEA